The Candidatus Poribacteria bacterium genome segment CGGCGATTTATTCCACTTTCCTGCAACGCGGTTACGACCAATTGGTGCATGATGTCTGCATCCAGAATCTGCCTGTTAGCTTCGTGCTAGACCGGGCTGGCCTTGTCGGAGCGGATGGACCGACGCATCACGGTGTCTTCGACTTTGCGTACCTGCGTTCTATGCCAAACATGGTGGTAATGGCACCAAAAGATGAAGATGAACTCCAGCACATGGTGAAGACAGCCGTTGAATACGAAAAGGGACCACTTGCCCTTCGTTATCCTCGTGGCAACGGTTTGGGCGTTCCTATGGCGAATCAACCCCAGTCTTTGCCAATTGGGAAAGGTGAGGTTTTACGCAACGGCGATGACCTGTTGATCTTAGCGATTGGAAATCGTGCAGAGATATTAGTAGACTCAGGCATATCGACAACGGTGGTGAATGCGCGATTCGTGAAACCGCTTGATGACCAACTCTTCCTTCCGCTCGCCTCACGGATTGGAAAAGTGATTACGGTTGAGGATGGTGTGCTGATGGGTGGATTCGGCAGCGCTGTCTTGGAGATGTTCATAGATAACGGATTGACAGATGTGCAGGTCAAGCGTCTCGGTATTCCCGATCAGTTCATTGAGCATGGGGATGTCAAAACCTTATATGAACAGTGTGATTTAGATGCAGAGGCGATTGTTCGTGAGGGATTAAAACTTGCTAAAGAACAGACCAACGAATAGCCGAGGAGAACTAGGTGATGCGGAAGCGGAGATTGGAAGGAAAGGTAGGATGGCAAGCAGCAAAGATAGCAGCAGCACCTCTAATATCTCACGTTCCACATTTCACACATCACGAGGGCAGAGCAAGCAGCGACTTGATACGCTCGTTGTCCAGCGTGGGCTTGTCGAAAGCCGCGAACGAGCGAAGCAGTTAATTCTCGCTGGTGAAGTGATCGTTTCGGGTAGCGCACAGGTCAAACCGGGTCATCTAATTTCACCGGAGGCGGAAATTGCAGTGAAACAACCGCCACGGTATGTCAGCCGAGGTGGACTGAAGTTGGAGAAAGCGTTGCAAGTTTTCCAAGTTGATGTGCGTGACAGCGTCGCCATTGACGTCGGTGCATCGACCGGTGGGTTCACAGATTGTCTGCTACAACACGGCGCAAAGTTTGTGTATGCGGTGGATGTGGGACGTGGGCAGCTTGCATGGAAAATCCGTCAAGATTCACGGGTGTGTGTCATTGAAGGAACCAATATCCGCACGATTGGTATGAATCGCTTCCAGTCTTCGATCAAAATCGGTGTGGTTGATGTCTCGTTTATCTCCCTCCAAAAAGTCTTACCGGTTGTCACCCAAATTGTCGACCCTACAGGGGAGGTGCTTGCGTTGGTCAAACCACAATTTGAGGCAGGACGGAAACACGTTGGCAAAGGTGGTGTCGTGCGGGAGGCGAGGGTGCACGTTCAGGTTCTCTGTGATCTCATCCGGTTTATTCGTGGACTAGATCAATCTGTCATGGGGGTTTCCCACTCTCCGATTCGTGGACCGGCGGGAAACATCGAGTACCTGATTTGGCTTAAAGCAGGAATTGAAGGTACTTCAGTGGACTGGGAAAAACGTGCAGTACAGGTAGTTCAAGAGGCTAACGCCGCTTTGCAATGACTTGATGGGGGAATATTATGGCGATTGGTATCGGTATCATCGGTACGGGCGGGATTTCTCGTGCGCATGCGCGCGGATACCTCCAGATTCTCGATGAAGCACGGATTGTAGGGGTTGCAGATATTCTTGAGGAACGGGCGCAAGCCGCAGCGCAGGAGTGGGGCGCGGAACACGCATTTAGTGACTATCGTGAACTG includes the following:
- a CDS encoding TlyA family RNA methyltransferase → MASSKDSSSTSNISRSTFHTSRGQSKQRLDTLVVQRGLVESRERAKQLILAGEVIVSGSAQVKPGHLISPEAEIAVKQPPRYVSRGGLKLEKALQVFQVDVRDSVAIDVGASTGGFTDCLLQHGAKFVYAVDVGRGQLAWKIRQDSRVCVIEGTNIRTIGMNRFQSSIKIGVVDVSFISLQKVLPVVTQIVDPTGEVLALVKPQFEAGRKHVGKGGVVREARVHVQVLCDLIRFIRGLDQSVMGVSHSPIRGPAGNIEYLIWLKAGIEGTSVDWEKRAVQVVQEANAALQ
- a CDS encoding 1-deoxy-D-xylulose-5-phosphate synthase (catalyzes the formation of 1-deoxy-D-xylulose 5-phosphate from pyruvate and D-glyceraldehyde 3-phosphate), whose translation is AIYSTFLQRGYDQLVHDVCIQNLPVSFVLDRAGLVGADGPTHHGVFDFAYLRSMPNMVVMAPKDEDELQHMVKTAVEYEKGPLALRYPRGNGLGVPMANQPQSLPIGKGEVLRNGDDLLILAIGNRAEILVDSGISTTVVNARFVKPLDDQLFLPLASRIGKVITVEDGVLMGGFGSAVLEMFIDNGLTDVQVKRLGIPDQFIEHGDVKTLYEQCDLDAEAIVREGLKLAKEQTNE